The following are from one region of the Salvia hispanica cultivar TCC Black 2014 chromosome 1, UniMelb_Shisp_WGS_1.0, whole genome shotgun sequence genome:
- the LOC125201315 gene encoding probable protein phosphatase 2C 27, translating to MAGDSDNSPQFSDLGGDCSEDSGEVSVVKDETLEENENDSKQMLNRKPPRHSMSTAAFVSPANVMDLNLGGIGTKSPSEIKSSFLPVLRSGSCAEKGPKPSMEDLHICIDNLPQYLGEGEVADIPSPGAFYGVFDGHGGIDAAFFVREKLLKFIVEDSFFPVCLEKAIKSAFLRTDYAFSDDSSLDISSGTTVLTAFISGRKLIVANAGDCRAVLGKRGRAIEMSKDHKPNCKSEKIRIEKLGGAIYDGYLNGQLSVSRALGDWHMKRPKGSASPLSAEPELQDMLLGEDDEFLILGCDGLWEVMSSQCAVTIARKELMLHNDPEQCSRELVREALKRDTCDNLTVVVICFSPDPPPRIEIAPSRVRRSISAEGLNLLKGALEGNL from the exons ATGGCTGGTGATAGTGATAATTCTCCTCAATTTAGTGATCTAGGAGGTGATTGTAGTGAGGATAGTGGTGAGGTTTCTGTGGTGAAAGACGAGACTTTGGAGGAAAATGAGAATGATTCGAAGCAAATGCTGAATCGTAAACCACCACGCCATTCGATGAGCACTGCTGCGTTTGTTTCTCCTGCAAATGTGATG GATCTTAATCTTGGAGGGATTGGAACGAAATCACCTTCAGAGATAAAATCGAGCTTCCTACCAGTTCTTCGGTCTGGAAGCTGCGCTGAGAAAGGACCGAAGCCATCTATGGAGGATTTACATATCTGCATAGATAACTTGCCTCAGTATTTAGGCGAAGGGGAAGTTGCAGATATCCCTTCGCCTGGAGCTTTTTATGGG GTATTTGATGGCCATGGAGGTATAGACGCTGCATTCTTCGTCAGGGAGAAGCTTCTTAAATTCATCGTTGAAGATTCGTTCTTCCCTGTTTGTCTGGAAAAAGCTATCAAGAGCGCGTTCCTCAGAACAGACTATGCATTTTCTGATGACAGTTCCCTCGACATATCGTCTGGCACCACGGTGTTGACTGCATTCATATCCGGGAG AAAACTGATAGTTGCAAATGCGGGAGATTGTCGAGCTGTGCTGGGCAAACGCGGTAGGGCCATTGAAATGTCGAAAGACCACAAGCCTAACTGCAAATCCGAAAAAATTAGAATCGAGAAGCTAGGCGGAGCTATATACGATGGCTACCTCAACGGCCAGCTATCCGTGTCGCGCGCTTTGGGAGACTGGCACATGAAAAGGCCGAAAGGGTCGGCCTCTCCATTGAGCGCAGAGCCGGAGCTGCAGGACATGCTGCTTGGGGAAGACGACGAGTTCTTGATCCTAGGGTGCGACGGTCTGTGGGAGGTGATGAGCAGCCAGTGTGCAGTCACGATAGCCCGGAAAGAGCTGATGCTGCACAACGATCCCGAGCAGTGCTCGAGGGAACTGGTCCGGGAAGCGCTGAAACGAGACACGTGCGATAACCTGACCGTCGTTGTTATATGCTTCTCACCCGACCCGCCTCCTCGGATTGAGATCGCCCCCTCCCGAGTGCGGCGGAGCATATCGGCAGAAGGGCTGAATCTTCTCAAGGGAGCTCTAGAAGGCAACTTGTGA